In Paenibacillus sp. J23TS9, a single genomic region encodes these proteins:
- a CDS encoding alginate lyase family protein codes for MSSVQTKIRRLKEMPFRAAMKKIAGKAIQEARFAYRQYRISRSPITLRPELFRSFETTSTFLFDPLSREHYVNVLESERVDQEIIHDAERICAHVFDLLGSGETSLGPSLPWHEDFKTGFRWDNKFYKWIKIVDLDNAADVKVPWELSRFQHFFTLGKAYWLTEDEKYALEFQAQLEDWMIQNPVEMSVNWTCAMDVAIRSANWIAVVPFFRKSPSIPESFWESFHASLYLHGVFIRGNLENTGEHTGNHYTADLAGLIALGIYFGSFNIQGNQPQLGNPADWLTFGMNEMEKELFVQVNEDGTNYEASTSYHRLVAEMFLLTTMWCSRNGLHFSDAYMRRLEKMHEFMLHIMKPDGLTPLIGDADDGRYLIVSRYSRWVRSDFRHLLAVAGEFFERDDFREAGISSWEDALWIAGGNKPSRIPELDEPRSVAFPDGGYYVLRSPEIYCLIRCGELSFHGHGAHSHNDQLSFELNVKGKDIIVDPGTFIYSADYRARNLFRSTTVHNTLQVGDMEQNDMEDRNLFLLREQTYAKCELFSYEYFAGNHRGFEKKSGIIHRREIMLKDSGLVIIDKLEHATPAQSEVLPASAAFMLATGIRVYADKRNLILQAEGFKAIVAFENATDVQIQKGWISKDYGVREPSQLLRVYTHHQYLRTTIHWD; via the coding sequence ATGTCCTCAGTTCAAACCAAAATTAGGCGCCTGAAGGAAATGCCTTTTCGGGCTGCGATGAAGAAAATCGCCGGCAAAGCGATACAGGAGGCGCGTTTCGCATACAGACAATACCGGATAAGCCGCTCGCCCATTACGCTTCGGCCGGAGTTGTTTCGATCATTTGAAACGACAAGCACATTTCTCTTTGATCCGCTCAGCCGGGAACATTATGTGAACGTACTGGAATCAGAGAGGGTGGATCAGGAGATCATCCATGATGCGGAACGGATCTGCGCGCATGTTTTTGATCTTCTTGGTTCAGGCGAAACAAGTCTTGGACCTTCCTTGCCTTGGCATGAGGATTTCAAAACGGGGTTCCGGTGGGATAATAAATTTTATAAATGGATTAAAATTGTTGATCTGGATAATGCTGCGGACGTCAAGGTTCCCTGGGAGCTTTCGCGTTTTCAGCATTTTTTCACCTTGGGGAAGGCCTACTGGCTGACTGAGGACGAGAAATACGCCCTTGAATTTCAGGCACAGCTTGAAGATTGGATGATACAGAATCCGGTTGAGATGTCAGTCAACTGGACTTGTGCCATGGATGTTGCTATCCGTTCGGCCAATTGGATTGCCGTCGTTCCTTTTTTTCGAAAAAGTCCATCCATACCCGAGTCCTTTTGGGAAAGTTTCCATGCCTCATTATATCTGCATGGTGTCTTTATTCGCGGTAACCTGGAGAATACCGGGGAACATACAGGAAATCATTATACGGCTGATTTGGCTGGCCTGATTGCTCTTGGAATTTATTTTGGCAGCTTTAACATACAGGGGAATCAGCCTCAATTAGGTAATCCTGCAGACTGGCTGACCTTCGGTATGAATGAAATGGAGAAGGAGCTGTTTGTACAGGTCAATGAGGATGGAACCAACTATGAAGCATCCACCTCTTATCACCGGCTTGTCGCTGAAATGTTTCTGCTAACAACGATGTGGTGCTCAAGGAATGGACTCCATTTCTCGGATGCATATATGCGTCGTCTTGAGAAAATGCATGAGTTTATGCTGCATATCATGAAACCGGATGGATTGACGCCACTGATTGGCGATGCTGATGATGGAAGATATCTCATTGTCTCTCGATACAGCAGATGGGTACGTAGCGATTTCCGCCATCTGTTGGCTGTAGCCGGTGAATTCTTTGAACGGGATGATTTTCGGGAAGCCGGCATCAGCAGCTGGGAAGACGCATTGTGGATTGCTGGCGGAAATAAGCCGAGCCGGATACCGGAGCTTGATGAACCAAGATCTGTGGCTTTTCCGGATGGCGGCTACTATGTGCTCCGCAGCCCGGAGATATACTGTCTAATCCGCTGCGGAGAGCTTTCCTTTCACGGACATGGGGCACACAGTCATAACGACCAACTGAGCTTTGAGCTGAATGTTAAGGGTAAGGATATAATTGTGGATCCGGGTACTTTTATCTACTCGGCCGATTATCGGGCAAGAAACCTTTTTCGTAGTACAACTGTTCATAACACGCTGCAGGTTGGAGATATGGAACAAAATGATATGGAGGATAGAAACTTGTTTTTGCTGCGGGAACAAACTTATGCGAAATGCGAGTTGTTCTCTTACGAGTATTTTGCCGGGAATCACCGCGGCTTTGAGAAAAAGAGCGGAATCATTCATAGACGTGAAATTATGCTGAAGGACTCGGGGCTGGTCATCATCGATAAACTTGAGCACGCGACTCCTGCACAAAGTGAAGTACTCCCGGCTTCAGCAGCATTTATGCTGGCTACAGGGATAAGAGTGTATGCGGACAAGAGGAACTTAATACTGCAAGCGGAGGGATTCAAGGCTATCGTTGCCTTTGAAAATGCCACCGATGTGCAGATACAAAAAGGATGGATATCTAAGGATTACGGTGTCCGTGAACCGAGTCAATTACTGCGTGTGTATACCCATCATCAATATCTGCGAACTACAATTCACTGGGATTAA
- the wecC gene encoding UDP-N-acetyl-D-mannosamine dehydrogenase encodes MVKKVCVMGLGYIGLPTASLLAMNGFYVHGVDVNIHTVDRINQGEVHITEPDLDLAVQSAVQSGFLRASTAPAEADIFILAVPTPFKENNKPDLTYVEQAAKAIIPFLRPGNLVILESTSPVGTTEQIADWIVAAREDLSISESLHAAYNRIFVSYCPERVLPGQILRELVENDRIIGGIDEASTHGTADFYRHFVKGAILETNARTAEMAKLTENSFRDVNIAFANELSLICDHLDIDVWELIRLANHHPRVNILQPGPGVGGHCIAVDPWFLVDAAPEQAKLIHTARIVNDQKPWYVVEKVLQLAAKLRSPVIACLGLAFKANIDDLRESPSMAIVEHLAKTGLATMHVVEPHIEQLPDNLRNENVFLSDAEEAVRKADIVLLLVNHEAFRSISPDQLQEKIVVDTRGFFLLAPRVEVGV; translated from the coding sequence ATGGTGAAGAAAGTGTGTGTAATGGGACTTGGTTATATCGGACTTCCGACTGCCAGTCTGCTGGCGATGAATGGTTTTTACGTACATGGCGTTGACGTTAACATACATACAGTTGATCGGATTAATCAAGGAGAGGTTCATATCACGGAGCCAGATCTGGACCTCGCCGTACAGAGCGCTGTACAGAGCGGATTTTTGCGTGCTTCTACAGCTCCTGCAGAGGCGGATATCTTTATTTTGGCCGTACCGACTCCTTTTAAGGAAAACAACAAACCCGACTTGACCTATGTAGAGCAGGCGGCAAAGGCAATCATTCCTTTCCTAAGGCCGGGAAACCTTGTTATCCTTGAATCAACCAGCCCGGTGGGTACGACAGAGCAGATTGCTGACTGGATCGTAGCAGCGAGAGAGGATCTGAGTATTTCGGAATCGCTTCATGCCGCTTACAACCGGATTTTTGTTTCCTACTGTCCGGAGCGGGTCCTTCCAGGACAGATTTTAAGGGAACTGGTGGAGAATGACCGCATTATTGGAGGAATTGATGAGGCTTCCACACATGGGACCGCTGATTTCTATAGGCATTTTGTCAAAGGAGCAATTCTTGAAACGAATGCCCGTACTGCCGAAATGGCTAAGCTGACGGAAAATTCCTTCAGAGATGTGAATATTGCATTTGCGAATGAGCTGTCATTGATATGCGATCACTTGGATATCGATGTCTGGGAGCTGATCCGCTTGGCTAACCATCATCCACGTGTCAATATCCTCCAGCCGGGGCCTGGGGTGGGAGGACACTGCATTGCAGTCGACCCCTGGTTCCTGGTCGATGCTGCTCCTGAGCAGGCTAAGTTAATTCATACCGCCCGAATCGTAAATGACCAGAAGCCCTGGTATGTGGTGGAGAAAGTACTGCAGCTTGCTGCGAAGCTGAGATCGCCTGTCATTGCCTGTCTGGGACTTGCCTTCAAGGCGAATATTGATGATTTGCGTGAAAGTCCGTCGATGGCGATTGTGGAGCATCTGGCTAAGACGGGATTAGCCACGATGCATGTTGTGGAGCCTCATATTGAGCAGCTGCCTGACAATTTGCGAAATGAAAATGTATTCCTGTCAGACGCGGAAGAGGCGGTGCGCAAGGCGGATATTGTATTGCTGCTGGTGAACCATGAAGCTTTCCGTTCCATAAGCCCGGATCAATTGCAGGAAAAGATCGTTGTGGATACCAGAGGATTTTTCCTCCTGGCTCCCCGTGTGGAAGTGGGAGTGTAA
- the galU gene encoding UTP--glucose-1-phosphate uridylyltransferase GalU: protein MNKVRKAIIPAAGLGTRFLPATKAMPKEMLPIVDKPTIQYIVEEAIAAGIEDIIIVTGKGKRSIEDHFDHSFELELNLLQKGKLEVLESVRRSSEVEIHYIRQKEAKGLGHAIWCARNFIGNEPFAVLLGDDIVRSEVPCIGQLVEQYETYGLSVVGVGAVPVDQTHRYGVIDPLHTLDHAGTAYALRRVVEKPSPGEAPSNLAIIGRYVLTPEIFSYLERQEAGYGGEIQLTDAIQQLIVEKGCIGYTFEGERFDVGEKLGYILTTIDFALHQEDLRLSLLAAMDRILQAEKQGKVLF, encoded by the coding sequence GTGAACAAAGTCAGAAAGGCGATTATTCCGGCAGCGGGCCTGGGCACACGCTTTCTGCCGGCAACCAAGGCGATGCCTAAGGAAATGCTTCCAATCGTCGATAAGCCGACCATTCAGTATATTGTGGAGGAGGCAATAGCTGCAGGCATTGAGGATATTATTATCGTGACGGGAAAAGGGAAACGATCTATTGAGGATCACTTCGATCATTCGTTTGAACTCGAACTGAATTTGCTGCAGAAGGGCAAGCTGGAGGTTCTCGAATCGGTACGCCGATCTTCGGAGGTTGAAATTCATTATATCCGCCAAAAGGAAGCTAAAGGACTGGGGCATGCCATATGGTGTGCGCGGAATTTCATCGGTAATGAGCCATTTGCCGTGCTGCTCGGTGATGACATCGTGAGGTCAGAAGTGCCATGTATAGGACAGTTAGTAGAACAATACGAAACCTATGGACTCTCCGTTGTGGGGGTAGGTGCTGTACCAGTCGACCAGACACACCGTTATGGGGTCATTGATCCGTTACATACGCTGGATCATGCGGGCACAGCCTATGCACTCCGCAGGGTTGTGGAAAAGCCAAGCCCCGGCGAAGCCCCGTCTAACCTGGCTATCATCGGACGTTATGTGCTGACGCCGGAAATATTCAGTTATCTGGAACGTCAGGAGGCGGGATACGGCGGAGAAATACAGCTTACTGACGCCATCCAGCAGCTGATTGTGGAAAAGGGCTGTATCGGATATACCTTTGAGGGAGAGCGTTTTGATGTTGGAGAGAAGCTTGGCTATATTCTGACCACCATTGATTTTGCGCTGCATCAGGAGGATTTGAGACTTTCCCTTCTGGCGGCAATGGATCGTATTTTGCAGGCGGAAAAGCAGGGAAAGGTATTGTTTTGA
- a CDS encoding CpsD/CapB family tyrosine-protein kinase, whose translation MRRSVNKNKLIMNTNRRSNISEGYRNLRTNIQFSGWNHKLQVMAVTSTQAGEGKTTTISNLAVAYAHEGKKVLLIDADLRHPSLQSVFNVSNRVGLSNILANQCSYGEILHQTTIDNLSLVTAGPVPPNPTELLSSDKLKEIINLWKEEYDIILIDTSPVMAVADGLIVASISDGVILVIYAGKVKREFIKKTKEKLELAKANILGVVLNNKKYSKSEANQYYYYGLPE comes from the coding sequence ATGCGCCGCTCAGTCAATAAGAACAAGCTGATTATGAATACCAATCGCAGGTCCAACATCTCCGAAGGCTACCGAAACCTCCGCACCAATATTCAGTTTTCCGGCTGGAACCACAAGCTGCAGGTCATGGCTGTCACTTCTACCCAGGCAGGTGAAGGCAAGACCACGACCATCAGCAATTTGGCGGTTGCCTATGCCCATGAGGGAAAAAAGGTGCTCTTGATTGATGCTGATTTGAGACATCCTTCACTGCAAAGCGTATTCAATGTCTCCAATCGGGTAGGTTTATCCAATATTTTGGCAAACCAGTGCTCTTATGGCGAGATTTTGCATCAGACGACCATTGATAACTTATCCCTTGTCACAGCGGGTCCTGTTCCACCCAATCCAACAGAGCTGCTGTCATCGGATAAATTAAAGGAAATCATCAATTTATGGAAAGAGGAATACGATATCATCCTGATTGACACTTCGCCGGTGATGGCGGTAGCAGATGGCCTGATTGTGGCTTCCATCAGCGACGGAGTCATTCTAGTTATATACGCAGGTAAGGTGAAACGGGAGTTTATCAAGAAAACCAAGGAAAAGTTGGAGCTCGCCAAGGCCAACATTCTCGGTGTGGTTCTGAACAATAAAAAGTACAGCAAGTCAGAAGCGAACCAGTATTACTATTACGGTCTTCCCGAATAG
- a CDS encoding YveK family protein, which yields MELKLMIQMLRKRLWLIVAFVMICTAGAGLYSKYMITPMYEASSTLIVNKMNLDQEGARGLDLNEITSNIMLINSYKVIITSASIMDKVVQQHPDMQVTSTELIDKLQVITAQNSQVITLKMRDPSYDHAMNIVNAVSKVFKEEIPRIMKVDNITILDNAKPQKNPVPVSPKLKVNVALAFAASFLLAVGIVLMLEYLDDTVRNEYDVERYLELTTLGAIRKMKKRDLKTRSSARSKKQAGEKYAPLSQ from the coding sequence ATGGAACTGAAGTTAATGATACAGATGCTTAGAAAAAGGTTATGGCTGATTGTTGCCTTTGTGATGATATGCACCGCGGGAGCCGGACTGTACAGCAAATATATGATCACGCCGATGTATGAGGCTTCAAGCACGCTGATCGTGAATAAGATGAATTTGGATCAGGAGGGAGCCAGGGGACTGGATTTGAATGAAATTACATCCAATATTATGCTGATTAATTCCTACAAAGTGATTATTACATCAGCATCCATTATGGACAAGGTTGTGCAGCAGCATCCCGACATGCAGGTTACCTCAACAGAGCTGATCGATAAGCTGCAAGTTATCACGGCCCAGAACTCCCAAGTTATTACGCTTAAAATGAGAGACCCGTCCTACGACCACGCCATGAATATCGTCAATGCCGTATCGAAGGTATTTAAGGAAGAAATTCCGCGGATTATGAAGGTCGATAACATTACTATTCTGGACAACGCCAAGCCGCAGAAAAATCCGGTGCCCGTTAGTCCGAAGCTTAAAGTGAATGTCGCCCTTGCTTTTGCCGCTTCCTTTCTGTTGGCTGTGGGCATCGTGCTTATGCTTGAATACCTTGATGATACGGTGAGAAACGAGTACGACGTAGAACGGTATCTGGAACTGACTACGCTTGGGGCGATCCGGAAAATGAAAAAGAGAGATCTTAAAACACGCTCCTCCGCCCGATCCAAAAAACAGGCAGGTGAAAAATATGCGCCGCTCAGTCAATAA
- a CDS encoding tyrosine-protein phosphatase, whose protein sequence is MIDTHCHIIPGVDDGPSSTEGALRMAAAAVKEGMHTIIATPHHATKRYINTARKIQRRVEALNSKLKKNNIPLKIYPGQEFRLTDAFRSEHQAGRIQTLAESSYLLVELPSRGIPDYFHKFLAYIKQHGIHAVIAHPERNLGIIRNPDQVIAWIEQHGVRLQVTTQSLIGFFGEEVQNTASYLCRKRWIHLIGSDAHSTIRRSFYTKEGHEVLERLCGPAYLQALQQHAAQLVLGGKIGDLHT, encoded by the coding sequence ATGATTGATACCCATTGCCACATCATTCCCGGTGTAGATGACGGTCCGAGCTCCACCGAGGGTGCGCTTCGCATGGCTGCGGCGGCCGTGAAGGAGGGAATGCATACGATTATTGCTACACCGCATCATGCCACCAAAAGATACATCAACACAGCCCGGAAAATTCAGCGGAGAGTGGAAGCTCTGAACAGCAAGCTGAAGAAAAACAATATCCCGCTGAAGATTTATCCAGGGCAGGAATTCCGCCTGACAGATGCCTTCCGGTCAGAACATCAGGCTGGTCGGATTCAAACACTTGCTGAAAGCTCTTATCTGCTGGTTGAACTGCCATCCCGCGGCATACCCGATTATTTCCACAAATTTTTGGCTTACATAAAACAACACGGTATTCACGCTGTGATCGCGCATCCCGAAAGGAACCTTGGCATCATACGAAATCCGGATCAGGTGATTGCATGGATCGAACAGCATGGCGTAAGACTGCAGGTGACAACCCAGTCGCTTATCGGCTTTTTCGGTGAGGAGGTACAAAACACTGCTTCATATCTATGTAGAAAACGTTGGATTCATTTGATCGGAAGCGATGCCCACAGTACCATCCGGAGGAGTTTTTACACAAAGGAAGGACATGAAGTGCTTGAGCGGCTGTGCGGGCCAGCCTATCTGCAAGCTTTGCAGCAGCATGCGGCCCAATTAGTCCTAGGAGGAAAGATTGGCGATCTGCATACCTAG
- a CDS encoding metal-dependent hydrolase: MKGSTHLAIGVAIGAAAAAHYPFTLKHAALYVAVSALSALSADLDGPSMLSSRIGQFSKWLREMLYWSGLLLIVILAWLYFTAHYFVLEYSLAALSLFLLGLIIKDGLLRNILVSAIGCLLLYNGWSHHMMWLVGFGIFVAAAPWLKHRGMTHTIWALGLWAAIGSGLQNQLQIEGIMLVATAGYASHLIADTLTPNGVKWLYPLFNKSFKLPLA; encoded by the coding sequence ATGAAAGGTTCAACACATTTGGCCATCGGCGTAGCCATCGGAGCGGCCGCGGCCGCCCACTATCCATTCACCCTGAAACACGCTGCCCTTTATGTCGCTGTTTCCGCTCTCTCTGCGCTTAGTGCCGATCTGGATGGTCCAAGCATGCTGAGTTCGAGGATCGGTCAGTTTTCCAAATGGCTGCGGGAAATGCTGTATTGGTCCGGCCTGCTTCTCATCGTGATTCTTGCCTGGTTGTATTTCACGGCGCATTATTTCGTCCTGGAGTATTCCCTGGCAGCGCTCAGCCTGTTTCTGCTCGGCCTGATTATCAAAGACGGTCTCTTACGGAACATCCTTGTCAGCGCCATTGGATGCCTGCTGCTGTATAACGGCTGGTCTCATCATATGATGTGGCTCGTAGGCTTCGGCATTTTTGTAGCTGCTGCCCCATGGTTGAAGCACCGCGGAATGACACACACAATCTGGGCACTAGGACTATGGGCCGCTATCGGTTCGGGTCTTCAGAATCAGCTGCAGATTGAAGGTATCATGCTGGTGGCAACGGCCGGATATGCTTCGCATCTGATTGCTGATACGCTTACGCCAAATGGTGTCAAATGGCTCTATCCGCTATTCAATAAGTCGTTCAAACTGCCCCTCGCATAG
- a CDS encoding cation diffusion facilitator family transporter — protein sequence MANKSIFAVWVSLISNVLLTILKIVTGLIFNSKVLVADGIHNAGDVVATIAALTSALVSRKPADEDHPYGHGKAEAIASGIVAIILIMAALLMVYKSVESFFEPPAAASWISLVAALISLIWKQALYMYCIRIGRAENSRSLIATAYDHIADVYASAAAFVGIGISLIGDHFHLAYTEYGDSAAGIIVSYLVIRLGFKMGREAIDILMDKNITNEQLAELSSIIYSVPNVKRVDSIRARELGNAIIVDVKVSVPNQLTVKEGHDVSREVKKTIMQRMKLVGDVMVHLNPWYEDGEQEQ from the coding sequence GTGGCGAATAAATCCATTTTTGCAGTATGGGTCAGTTTGATCAGCAATGTTCTGTTGACGATTTTAAAAATTGTTACCGGTCTTATTTTCAATAGTAAGGTGCTCGTGGCAGACGGTATACATAATGCTGGTGACGTTGTGGCTACCATTGCCGCCCTGACCTCTGCGCTTGTTAGCAGAAAACCGGCGGATGAGGATCACCCTTACGGACATGGAAAAGCAGAGGCCATCGCCTCCGGCATCGTAGCCATTATTTTGATCATGGCTGCCCTTCTCATGGTCTATAAGTCTGTGGAGTCCTTTTTCGAGCCGCCTGCCGCAGCCAGCTGGATATCGCTTGTCGCGGCTTTGATCTCTTTAATCTGGAAACAGGCGCTGTATATGTACTGTATCCGGATCGGCAGAGCGGAGAACAGCCGCAGTCTGATCGCAACCGCCTATGATCATATTGCCGATGTGTATGCGTCTGCAGCCGCTTTTGTCGGTATCGGCATCTCCTTGATCGGAGATCATTTCCATTTAGCCTATACCGAATATGGTGACTCTGCCGCGGGTATTATCGTATCTTATCTCGTAATCCGGTTGGGCTTTAAAATGGGCCGCGAAGCCATCGATATTTTAATGGACAAAAATATTACGAATGAGCAGTTGGCCGAGCTAAGCTCTATCATCTATTCTGTTCCGAATGTTAAACGGGTGGATAGCATCCGCGCCAGAGAGCTGGGAAATGCCATTATTGTAGATGTAAAGGTGAGTGTACCCAATCAGTTGACGGTTAAAGAAGGCCATGATGTGAGCCGGGAGGTCAAAAAAACGATCATGCAGCGGATGAAGCTGGTCGGAGATGTCATGGTTCACCTAAATCCATGGTACGAAGATGGCGAGCAGGAGCAATGA
- a CDS encoding beta-galactosidase family protein produces MAELKVQGNDFMYEGSPLRIFSGSIHYFRVVPEYWRDRLLKLKACGFNTVETYVAWNVHEPEEGNFVFDGLGDIEEFIRTAGELGLHVIVRPSPYICAEWEFGGLPAWLLADTSMYLRCFDRAYLDKVDRYFDELLPRLKPLLCTNGGPIIAMQIENEYGSYGNDKQYLNYLKDGMISRGMDVLLFTSDGPEDHMLQGGMVEGVLETVNFGSRAQEAFEKLREYQPEGPLMCMEFWNGWFDHWMEEHQSRPAEDVAEALDEMLREGASVNFYMFHGGTNFGFYNGANHIQRYEPTVTSYDYDTLLSESGDPTPKFYAVREILSRYTELPELVLPEPIRKKAYGKVNMTEQAGLFSNLEKLAQPIRYASPLPMEKVGQSYGFILYSTRISGPRKGFELVLQDVHDRALVFADGKYRGTVERWNPAAIPLDIPAEGLKLDVLVENMGRVNYGPLMRDSKGITEGIRLGNQFLYDWTIHPLPMKDLSDLHFEPLREGEASAQEETPSFYRGLFEVSDKADTFIRLDGWKKGVVYVNGFNLGRYWEAGPQKTLYIPAPLLKDGSNELVIFELHGTSEPVVSLVDTPDLG; encoded by the coding sequence ATGGCAGAGCTTAAGGTTCAAGGAAACGATTTTATGTATGAAGGGAGCCCCCTTCGCATTTTCTCCGGTTCCATTCATTACTTCCGCGTGGTTCCGGAATATTGGCGAGACCGGCTGCTGAAGCTGAAGGCATGCGGATTCAATACGGTTGAAACGTATGTGGCGTGGAATGTTCATGAACCGGAGGAAGGAAACTTCGTATTTGACGGACTTGGTGATATCGAAGAGTTTATCCGGACGGCCGGCGAGTTGGGTCTGCATGTCATTGTGCGTCCAAGCCCATATATTTGCGCCGAGTGGGAATTCGGTGGACTCCCGGCTTGGCTGCTGGCAGACACCTCGATGTATCTTCGCTGTTTTGACCGCGCTTACCTGGATAAGGTAGATCGTTATTTCGATGAGCTGCTGCCGCGACTGAAACCGCTCCTGTGTACAAACGGCGGTCCGATTATTGCCATGCAGATCGAAAACGAGTATGGAAGCTACGGTAACGACAAGCAGTATTTGAACTATCTGAAGGATGGAATGATCAGCCGCGGCATGGATGTGCTGCTGTTCACCTCCGACGGTCCAGAGGATCATATGCTTCAGGGAGGCATGGTGGAAGGGGTATTGGAAACCGTCAATTTTGGATCCCGGGCCCAGGAAGCGTTCGAGAAGCTGCGCGAATATCAGCCTGAAGGCCCTTTGATGTGCATGGAATTCTGGAACGGATGGTTTGATCACTGGATGGAGGAGCATCAGTCTCGTCCGGCGGAAGACGTGGCAGAAGCCCTCGATGAAATGCTTCGGGAAGGGGCTTCGGTGAACTTTTACATGTTCCATGGAGGCACTAATTTCGGCTTCTATAATGGAGCCAATCACATCCAGCGCTATGAGCCCACGGTAACGAGCTATGATTACGATACGCTCCTCAGCGAGTCAGGAGACCCGACACCGAAGTTTTATGCTGTACGTGAAATTCTCTCCCGGTATACGGAACTGCCGGAGCTCGTGCTACCTGAACCGATCCGCAAGAAGGCTTATGGCAAAGTGAACATGACCGAGCAGGCCGGGTTATTCAGCAATCTGGAAAAGCTTGCGCAGCCTATCCGCTACGCCAGCCCTTTACCGATGGAGAAGGTTGGCCAAAGCTACGGCTTTATCTTGTATTCCACACGCATTAGCGGTCCGAGAAAGGGCTTTGAGCTGGTGCTTCAGGATGTGCATGACCGTGCACTTGTGTTTGCGGACGGCAAATATAGAGGGACAGTAGAACGATGGAATCCGGCAGCCATTCCTCTTGATATTCCGGCTGAAGGATTGAAACTGGATGTGCTGGTTGAAAACATGGGGCGAGTCAACTATGGACCGCTGATGAGAGATTCCAAGGGGATTACCGAGGGAATCCGTCTTGGCAACCAGTTCCTGTACGACTGGACGATCCATCCGCTGCCGATGAAGGACTTGTCTGATCTTCATTTTGAGCCATTGCGGGAAGGGGAAGCATCCGCACAAGAGGAAACACCATCATTCTACAGAGGGTTATTTGAGGTAAGCGATAAAGCAGACACCTTTATCCGCCTTGATGGCTGGAAAAAAGGCGTTGTGTATGTGAACGGCTTCAACCTGGGACGCTATTGGGAAGCGGGTCCGCAAAAAACGCTGTATATTCCCGCTCCTCTTCTGAAGGACGGCAGCAACGAGCTGGTCATCTTCGAACTTCACGGAACAAGCGAGCCGGTTGTCAGCCTGGTGGATACTCCGGATCTGGGATAA
- a CDS encoding carbohydrate ABC transporter permease produces the protein MSQIQTSAAVPSRKEYKSVKPIIIIRNWLLRIVLIIQALAVVYPLLWNVLASFKTNAEVMESPWSLPKSLHWDNYVRAFTSAKIGDYMLNSVIVVVLSMAMLILMAVPTAYVLGRMRFRGQKLISNIYMAGLFIGAVYIIVPLFILMNDLHMLDNRFWLSAVYATGTLSFSVYLLTGFMKSIPPDFEEAAMIDGCGYFSTLFRIIMPMVRPGIITMVVFSFFDFWNEYVLAMTLVTSDAKKTIPIGLSNLMQVQQFATDWGSLFAGLVIVLIPTVIIYVLLQKKLTEGMMLGGVKG, from the coding sequence ATGTCACAAATTCAAACCAGCGCGGCTGTTCCTTCCCGTAAAGAGTATAAATCCGTCAAACCGATCATTATCATCCGAAACTGGCTGCTCCGTATCGTTTTGATTATTCAGGCACTGGCGGTTGTTTATCCGCTGCTGTGGAACGTTCTGGCTTCCTTCAAAACCAATGCGGAAGTCATGGAAAGTCCCTGGAGCCTTCCAAAGTCGCTGCATTGGGACAATTACGTCCGGGCATTTACTTCAGCCAAAATCGGCGATTATATGCTGAACTCTGTCATTGTTGTCGTTTTATCCATGGCGATGCTCATTCTGATGGCGGTACCTACCGCTTATGTACTGGGACGGATGCGTTTCCGCGGGCAAAAGCTCATTTCGAACATCTATATGGCGGGATTGTTCATCGGAGCGGTTTATATCATCGTCCCTTTATTCATTCTGATGAACGATCTGCATATGCTTGATAACCGTTTTTGGCTTAGCGCCGTGTATGCGACAGGCACCTTATCCTTCTCGGTCTATCTGCTGACGGGATTCATGAAGTCGATTCCGCCGGACTTTGAAGAGGCGGCAATGATTGACGGTTGCGGCTATTTCTCAACACTTTTCCGGATTATCATGCCTATGGTTCGTCCGGGAATCATTACCATGGTTGTGTTCAGCTTTTTTGATTTCTGGAATGAGTATGTGCTCGCCATGACGCTGGTTACTAGCGATGCGAAGAAGACGATTCCAATCGGCCTCAGCAATCTGATGCAGGTGCAGCAGTTTGCTACGGACTGGGGCTCCTTGTTTGCGGGTCTGGTCATCGTCCTGATTCCTACCGTCATCATTTATGTGCTGCTGCAGAAGAAGCTTACCGAGGGCATGATGCTGGGTGGAGTTAAGGGCTAG